One genomic segment of Cinclus cinclus chromosome 31, bCinCin1.1, whole genome shotgun sequence includes these proteins:
- the PI4KB gene encoding phosphatidylinositol 4-kinase beta isoform X4 has protein sequence MGDSPVGKTAPEPGNSQGNVNVNGAGGSSLSVITEGVGELIDAEVAKKACEEVLEKVKQLHGSYPDAIPNGENCQIRCLDDSPASRIQEEEEENANATRTARKRQNQAKQSWLLRLFESKLFDISMAISYLYNSKEPGVQAYIGNRLFCFRDEEVDFYLPQLLNMYIHMDEDVGDAIKPYIVHRCRQSIDFSLRCALLLGAYSSDMHISTQRHSRGTKLRRLILSDELKPAGRRRELGGGAGGGVGSDTGLSPSKRTHQRSKSDATVSISLSSNLKRTASNPKVESEEEPARLAPEREFIKSLMAIGKRLATLPTKEQKTQRLISELSLLNHKLPARAWLPTASFQHHVVRVPHSQAVVLNSKDKAPYLIYVEVLECDNFDTASVPARIPENRIRSTRSAENLPECGMGPEQRAGSFSTVPNYDNDDEAWSVDDIVELQVELPEMHTNSCDNISQFSVDSITSQESREPVFIAAGDIRDPEDPSAVALKEPWQEKVRRIREASPYGHLPSWRLLSVIVKCGDDLRQELLAFQVLKQLQSIWDQERVPLWIKPYQILVISADSGMIEPVLSAVSLHQIKKQSALSLLDYLLQEHGPATSESFLSAQRNFVRSCAGYSLLCYLLQVKDRHNGNILLDAEGHIIHIDFGFILSSSPRNLGFETSAFKLTSEFVDVMGGLDGDMFNYYKMLMLQGLIAARKHMDKVVQIVEIMQQGSQLPCFHGSSTIRHLKERFHMNLTEEQLQLQVEQMVDGSMRSITTKLYDGFQYLTNGIM, from the exons ATGGGCGACTCTCCCGTCGGGAAAACCGCCCCGGAGCCGGGAAATTCCCAAGGGAACGTCAACGTCAACGGAGCGGGGGGCTCTTCCTTGAGCGTCATCACGGAAGGCGTGGGCGAGCTCATCGACGCCGAGGTAGCCAAAAAAGCCTGCGAGGAAGTCCTGGAAAAAGTCAAACAGCTGCACGGATCCTATCCCGACGCGATTCCCAACGGAGAGAACTGCCAGATCCGTTGTTTGGACGACTCTCCCGCTTCGCGCAtccaagaggaagaggaggagaacgCCAACGCGACCAGGACGGCGCGGAAACGCCAAAACCAAGCCAAGCAATCGTGGCTCCTCCGCCTCTTCGAATCCAAACTTTTCGATATTTCCATGGCCATCTCCTACTTGTACAATTCCAAGGAACCCGGCGTGCAGGCTTACATCGGGAACCGCCTGTTTTGTTTCCGAGACGAGGAGGTGGATTTTTACCTCCCTCAGCTCCTCAACATGTACATCCACATGGACGAAGACGTTGGAGACGCCATCAAACCTTACATCGTGCACCGGTGCCGCCAGAGCATCGATTTCTCGCTGCGGTGCGCGCTGCTGTTGGGAGCCTACTCCTCGGATATGCACATCTCCACCCAGCGGCATTCCCGAGGAACCAAACTCCGCAGGTTGATCCTTTCCGACGAGTTGAAGCCggcggggaggaggagggagttGGGTGGCGGTGCTGGTGGCGGCGTCGGTTCCGACACGGGGTTGTCGCCGTCCAAACGGACTCACCAGAGATCCAAGTCGGACGCCACGGTGTCCATCAGCCTGAGCAGCAACCTGAAACGCACGGCCAGCAATCCCAAGGTGGAGAGCGAGGAGGAG CCGGCCCGGCTGGCTCCGGAGCGGGAATTCATCAAGTCCCTGATGGCCATCGGGAAGCGCCTGGCCACGCTGCCCACCAAGGAGCAGAAAACGCAGCGGCTCATCtcggagctgtccctgctcaaCCACAAACTGCCCGCCAGGGCCTGGCTGCCCACGGCCTCCTTCCAGCACCACGTGGTCAGGGTGCCCCACTCGCAGGCCGTGGTCCTCAACTCCAAGGATAAG GCTCCCTATTTAATCTACGTGGAAGTTCTGGAATGCGACAACTTCGACACGGCGAGCGTCCCCGCGCGCATCCCGGAGAACCGGATCCGCAGCACGCGCTCGGCCGAGAACCTTCCGGAATGCGGGATGGGCCCGGAGCAGAGGGCGGGCAGCTTCAGCACCGTGCCCAACTACGACAACGACGACGAGGCCTGGTCCGTGGATGACATCgtggagctccaggtggag CTCCCGGAGATGCACACCAACAGCTGTGACAACATCTCCCAGTTTTCCGTGGATTCCATCACCAGCCAGGAGAGCCGGGAGCCCGTGTTCATCGCCGCCGGAGACATCCG GGATCCCGAGGATCCGTCGGCCGTGGCCCTCAAGGAGCCCTGGCAGGAAAAGGTCAG GAGGATCCGGGAAGCCTCTCCCTACGGACACCTCCCCTCGTGGCGCCTCCTCTCCGTCATCGTCAAATGCGGCGACGACCTccggcaggagctgctggcattCCAGGTGCTCAAACAGCTCCAG TCCATCTGGGACCAGGAGCGCGTCCCTCTGTGGATCAAGCCCTACCAGATCCTGGTGATCTCGGCGGACAGCGGCATGATCGAGCCGGTGCTGAGCGCCGTGTCCCTGCACCAGATCAAGAAGCAGTCGGCGCTGTCGCTGCTCGATtacctgctgcaggagcacGGCCCCGCCACCAGCGAGTCCTTCCTGAGCGCCCAGCGCAACTTCGTGCGCAGCTGCGCCGGCTACAGCCTGCTCTGCTACCTGCTGCAGGTCAAGGACAG ACACAACGGGAACATCCTGCTGGACGCCGAGGGCCACATCATCCACATCGACTTCGGCTTcatcctctccagctctccccgAAATTTGGGCTTCGAGACCTCGGCCTTCAAACTCACCTCGGAGTTCGTGGAC GTGATGGGAGGTTTGGACGGGGACATGTTCAATTATTACAAGATGCTgatgctgcaggggctgatcGCCGCCCGCAAGCACATGGACAAGGTGGTGCAGATCGTGGAGATCATGCAGCAAG GCTCCCAGCTCCCGTGCTTCCACGGCTCCTCCACCATCCGTCACCTCAAGGAGCGTTTCCACATGAACCTGAcggaggagcagctgcagctgcaggtggaGCAGATGGTGGATGGCTCCATGCGTTCCATCACCACCAAACTCTACGATGGCTTCCAGTACCTCACCAACGGCATCATGTga
- the PI4KB gene encoding phosphatidylinositol 4-kinase beta isoform X2 has translation MGDSPVGKTAPEPGNSQGNVNVNGAGGSSLSVITEGVGELIDAEVAKKACEEVLEKVKQLHGSYPDAIPNGENCQIRCLDDSPASRIQEEEEENANATRTARKRQNQAKQSWLLRLFESKLFDISMAISYLYNSKEPGVQAYIGNRLFCFRDEEVDFYLPQLLNMYIHMDEDVGDAIKPYIVHRCRQSIDFSLRCALLLGAYSSDMHISTQRHSRGTKLRRLILSDELKPAGRRRELGGGAGGGVGSDTGLSPSKRTHQRSKSDATVSISLSSNLKRTASNPKVESEEEPARLAPEREFIKSLMAIGKRLATLPTKEQKTQRLISELSLLNHKLPARAWLPTASFQHHVVRVPHSQAVVLNSKDKAPYLIYVEVLECDNFDTASVPARIPENRIRSTRSAENLPECGMGPEQRAGSFSTVPNYDNDDEAWSVDDIVELQVELPEMHTNSCDNISQFSVDSITSQESREPVFIAAGDIRRRLSEQLAHTPTAFRRDPEDPSAVALKEPWQEKVRRIREASPYGHLPSWRLLSVIVKCGDDLRQELLAFQVLKQLQSIWDQERVPLWIKPYQILVISADSGMIEPVLSAVSLHQIKKQSALSLLDYLLQEHGPATSESFLSAQRNFVRSCAGYSLLCYLLQVKDRHNGNILLDAEGHIIHIDFGFILSSSPRNLGFETSAFKLTSEFVDVMGGLDGDMFNYYKMLMLQGLIAARKHMDKVVQIVEIMQQGSQLPCFHGSSTIRHLKERFHMNLTEEQLQLQVEQMVDGSMRSITTKLYDGFQYLTNGIM, from the exons ATGGGCGACTCTCCCGTCGGGAAAACCGCCCCGGAGCCGGGAAATTCCCAAGGGAACGTCAACGTCAACGGAGCGGGGGGCTCTTCCTTGAGCGTCATCACGGAAGGCGTGGGCGAGCTCATCGACGCCGAGGTAGCCAAAAAAGCCTGCGAGGAAGTCCTGGAAAAAGTCAAACAGCTGCACGGATCCTATCCCGACGCGATTCCCAACGGAGAGAACTGCCAGATCCGTTGTTTGGACGACTCTCCCGCTTCGCGCAtccaagaggaagaggaggagaacgCCAACGCGACCAGGACGGCGCGGAAACGCCAAAACCAAGCCAAGCAATCGTGGCTCCTCCGCCTCTTCGAATCCAAACTTTTCGATATTTCCATGGCCATCTCCTACTTGTACAATTCCAAGGAACCCGGCGTGCAGGCTTACATCGGGAACCGCCTGTTTTGTTTCCGAGACGAGGAGGTGGATTTTTACCTCCCTCAGCTCCTCAACATGTACATCCACATGGACGAAGACGTTGGAGACGCCATCAAACCTTACATCGTGCACCGGTGCCGCCAGAGCATCGATTTCTCGCTGCGGTGCGCGCTGCTGTTGGGAGCCTACTCCTCGGATATGCACATCTCCACCCAGCGGCATTCCCGAGGAACCAAACTCCGCAGGTTGATCCTTTCCGACGAGTTGAAGCCggcggggaggaggagggagttGGGTGGCGGTGCTGGTGGCGGCGTCGGTTCCGACACGGGGTTGTCGCCGTCCAAACGGACTCACCAGAGATCCAAGTCGGACGCCACGGTGTCCATCAGCCTGAGCAGCAACCTGAAACGCACGGCCAGCAATCCCAAGGTGGAGAGCGAGGAGGAG CCGGCCCGGCTGGCTCCGGAGCGGGAATTCATCAAGTCCCTGATGGCCATCGGGAAGCGCCTGGCCACGCTGCCCACCAAGGAGCAGAAAACGCAGCGGCTCATCtcggagctgtccctgctcaaCCACAAACTGCCCGCCAGGGCCTGGCTGCCCACGGCCTCCTTCCAGCACCACGTGGTCAGGGTGCCCCACTCGCAGGCCGTGGTCCTCAACTCCAAGGATAAG GCTCCCTATTTAATCTACGTGGAAGTTCTGGAATGCGACAACTTCGACACGGCGAGCGTCCCCGCGCGCATCCCGGAGAACCGGATCCGCAGCACGCGCTCGGCCGAGAACCTTCCGGAATGCGGGATGGGCCCGGAGCAGAGGGCGGGCAGCTTCAGCACCGTGCCCAACTACGACAACGACGACGAGGCCTGGTCCGTGGATGACATCgtggagctccaggtggag CTCCCGGAGATGCACACCAACAGCTGTGACAACATCTCCCAGTTTTCCGTGGATTCCATCACCAGCCAGGAGAGCCGGGAGCCCGTGTTCATCGCCGCCGGAGACATCCG GCGGCGGCTGTCGGAGCAGCTGGCTCACACCCCCACGGCGTTCCGCAGGGATCCCGAGGATCCGTCGGCCGTGGCCCTCAAGGAGCCCTGGCAGGAAAAGGTCAG GAGGATCCGGGAAGCCTCTCCCTACGGACACCTCCCCTCGTGGCGCCTCCTCTCCGTCATCGTCAAATGCGGCGACGACCTccggcaggagctgctggcattCCAGGTGCTCAAACAGCTCCAG TCCATCTGGGACCAGGAGCGCGTCCCTCTGTGGATCAAGCCCTACCAGATCCTGGTGATCTCGGCGGACAGCGGCATGATCGAGCCGGTGCTGAGCGCCGTGTCCCTGCACCAGATCAAGAAGCAGTCGGCGCTGTCGCTGCTCGATtacctgctgcaggagcacGGCCCCGCCACCAGCGAGTCCTTCCTGAGCGCCCAGCGCAACTTCGTGCGCAGCTGCGCCGGCTACAGCCTGCTCTGCTACCTGCTGCAGGTCAAGGACAG ACACAACGGGAACATCCTGCTGGACGCCGAGGGCCACATCATCCACATCGACTTCGGCTTcatcctctccagctctccccgAAATTTGGGCTTCGAGACCTCGGCCTTCAAACTCACCTCGGAGTTCGTGGAC GTGATGGGAGGTTTGGACGGGGACATGTTCAATTATTACAAGATGCTgatgctgcaggggctgatcGCCGCCCGCAAGCACATGGACAAGGTGGTGCAGATCGTGGAGATCATGCAGCAAG GCTCCCAGCTCCCGTGCTTCCACGGCTCCTCCACCATCCGTCACCTCAAGGAGCGTTTCCACATGAACCTGAcggaggagcagctgcagctgcaggtggaGCAGATGGTGGATGGCTCCATGCGTTCCATCACCACCAAACTCTACGATGGCTTCCAGTACCTCACCAACGGCATCATGTga
- the PI4KB gene encoding phosphatidylinositol 4-kinase beta isoform X5 has product MAIGKRLATLPTKEQKTQRLISELSLLNHKLPARAWLPTASFQHHVVRVPHSQAVVLNSKDKAPYLIYVEVLECDNFDTASVPARIPENRIRSTRSAENLPECGMGPEQRAGSFSTVPNYDNDDEAWSVDDIVELQVELPEMHTNSCDNISQFSVDSITSQESREPVFIAAGDIRRRLSEQLAHTPTAFRRDPEDPSAVALKEPWQEKVRRIREASPYGHLPSWRLLSVIVKCGDDLRQELLAFQVLKQLQSIWDQERVPLWIKPYQILVISADSGMIEPVLSAVSLHQIKKQSALSLLDYLLQEHGPATSESFLSAQRNFVRSCAGYSLLCYLLQVKDRHNGNILLDAEGHIIHIDFGFILSSSPRNLGFETSAFKLTSEFVDVMGGLDGDMFNYYKMLMLQGLIAARKHMDKVVQIVEIMQQGSQLPCFHGSSTIRHLKERFHMNLTEEQLQLQVEQMVDGSMRSITTKLYDGFQYLTNGIM; this is encoded by the exons ATGGCCATCGGGAAGCGCCTGGCCACGCTGCCCACCAAGGAGCAGAAAACGCAGCGGCTCATCtcggagctgtccctgctcaaCCACAAACTGCCCGCCAGGGCCTGGCTGCCCACGGCCTCCTTCCAGCACCACGTGGTCAGGGTGCCCCACTCGCAGGCCGTGGTCCTCAACTCCAAGGATAAG GCTCCCTATTTAATCTACGTGGAAGTTCTGGAATGCGACAACTTCGACACGGCGAGCGTCCCCGCGCGCATCCCGGAGAACCGGATCCGCAGCACGCGCTCGGCCGAGAACCTTCCGGAATGCGGGATGGGCCCGGAGCAGAGGGCGGGCAGCTTCAGCACCGTGCCCAACTACGACAACGACGACGAGGCCTGGTCCGTGGATGACATCgtggagctccaggtggag CTCCCGGAGATGCACACCAACAGCTGTGACAACATCTCCCAGTTTTCCGTGGATTCCATCACCAGCCAGGAGAGCCGGGAGCCCGTGTTCATCGCCGCCGGAGACATCCG GCGGCGGCTGTCGGAGCAGCTGGCTCACACCCCCACGGCGTTCCGCAGGGATCCCGAGGATCCGTCGGCCGTGGCCCTCAAGGAGCCCTGGCAGGAAAAGGTCAG GAGGATCCGGGAAGCCTCTCCCTACGGACACCTCCCCTCGTGGCGCCTCCTCTCCGTCATCGTCAAATGCGGCGACGACCTccggcaggagctgctggcattCCAGGTGCTCAAACAGCTCCAG TCCATCTGGGACCAGGAGCGCGTCCCTCTGTGGATCAAGCCCTACCAGATCCTGGTGATCTCGGCGGACAGCGGCATGATCGAGCCGGTGCTGAGCGCCGTGTCCCTGCACCAGATCAAGAAGCAGTCGGCGCTGTCGCTGCTCGATtacctgctgcaggagcacGGCCCCGCCACCAGCGAGTCCTTCCTGAGCGCCCAGCGCAACTTCGTGCGCAGCTGCGCCGGCTACAGCCTGCTCTGCTACCTGCTGCAGGTCAAGGACAG ACACAACGGGAACATCCTGCTGGACGCCGAGGGCCACATCATCCACATCGACTTCGGCTTcatcctctccagctctccccgAAATTTGGGCTTCGAGACCTCGGCCTTCAAACTCACCTCGGAGTTCGTGGAC GTGATGGGAGGTTTGGACGGGGACATGTTCAATTATTACAAGATGCTgatgctgcaggggctgatcGCCGCCCGCAAGCACATGGACAAGGTGGTGCAGATCGTGGAGATCATGCAGCAAG GCTCCCAGCTCCCGTGCTTCCACGGCTCCTCCACCATCCGTCACCTCAAGGAGCGTTTCCACATGAACCTGAcggaggagcagctgcagctgcaggtggaGCAGATGGTGGATGGCTCCATGCGTTCCATCACCACCAAACTCTACGATGGCTTCCAGTACCTCACCAACGGCATCATGTga
- the PI4KB gene encoding phosphatidylinositol 4-kinase beta isoform X1 yields MGDSPVGKTAPEPGNSQGNVNVNGAGGSSLSVITEGVGELIDAEVAKKACEEVLEKVKQLHGSYPDAIPNGENCQIRCLDDSPASRIQEEEEENANATRTARKRQNQAKQSWLLRLFESKLFDISMAISYLYNSKEPGVQAYIGNRLFCFRDEEVDFYLPQLLNMYIHMDEDVGDAIKPYIVHRCRQSIDFSLRCALLLGAYSSDMHISTQRHSRGTKLRRLILSDELKPAGRRRELGGGAGGGVGSDTGLSPSKRTHQRSKSDATVSISLSSNLKRTASNPKVESEEEEFSSSTESLDKSLAPPARLAPEREFIKSLMAIGKRLATLPTKEQKTQRLISELSLLNHKLPARAWLPTASFQHHVVRVPHSQAVVLNSKDKAPYLIYVEVLECDNFDTASVPARIPENRIRSTRSAENLPECGMGPEQRAGSFSTVPNYDNDDEAWSVDDIVELQVELPEMHTNSCDNISQFSVDSITSQESREPVFIAAGDIRRRLSEQLAHTPTAFRRDPEDPSAVALKEPWQEKVRRIREASPYGHLPSWRLLSVIVKCGDDLRQELLAFQVLKQLQSIWDQERVPLWIKPYQILVISADSGMIEPVLSAVSLHQIKKQSALSLLDYLLQEHGPATSESFLSAQRNFVRSCAGYSLLCYLLQVKDRHNGNILLDAEGHIIHIDFGFILSSSPRNLGFETSAFKLTSEFVDVMGGLDGDMFNYYKMLMLQGLIAARKHMDKVVQIVEIMQQGSQLPCFHGSSTIRHLKERFHMNLTEEQLQLQVEQMVDGSMRSITTKLYDGFQYLTNGIM; encoded by the exons ATGGGCGACTCTCCCGTCGGGAAAACCGCCCCGGAGCCGGGAAATTCCCAAGGGAACGTCAACGTCAACGGAGCGGGGGGCTCTTCCTTGAGCGTCATCACGGAAGGCGTGGGCGAGCTCATCGACGCCGAGGTAGCCAAAAAAGCCTGCGAGGAAGTCCTGGAAAAAGTCAAACAGCTGCACGGATCCTATCCCGACGCGATTCCCAACGGAGAGAACTGCCAGATCCGTTGTTTGGACGACTCTCCCGCTTCGCGCAtccaagaggaagaggaggagaacgCCAACGCGACCAGGACGGCGCGGAAACGCCAAAACCAAGCCAAGCAATCGTGGCTCCTCCGCCTCTTCGAATCCAAACTTTTCGATATTTCCATGGCCATCTCCTACTTGTACAATTCCAAGGAACCCGGCGTGCAGGCTTACATCGGGAACCGCCTGTTTTGTTTCCGAGACGAGGAGGTGGATTTTTACCTCCCTCAGCTCCTCAACATGTACATCCACATGGACGAAGACGTTGGAGACGCCATCAAACCTTACATCGTGCACCGGTGCCGCCAGAGCATCGATTTCTCGCTGCGGTGCGCGCTGCTGTTGGGAGCCTACTCCTCGGATATGCACATCTCCACCCAGCGGCATTCCCGAGGAACCAAACTCCGCAGGTTGATCCTTTCCGACGAGTTGAAGCCggcggggaggaggagggagttGGGTGGCGGTGCTGGTGGCGGCGTCGGTTCCGACACGGGGTTGTCGCCGTCCAAACGGACTCACCAGAGATCCAAGTCGGACGCCACGGTGTCCATCAGCCTGAGCAGCAACCTGAAACGCACGGCCAGCAATCCCAAGGTGGAGAGCGAGGAGGAG gaaTTCTCCTCGAGTACGGAAAGCCTGGATAAATCCCTGGCTCCC CCGGCCCGGCTGGCTCCGGAGCGGGAATTCATCAAGTCCCTGATGGCCATCGGGAAGCGCCTGGCCACGCTGCCCACCAAGGAGCAGAAAACGCAGCGGCTCATCtcggagctgtccctgctcaaCCACAAACTGCCCGCCAGGGCCTGGCTGCCCACGGCCTCCTTCCAGCACCACGTGGTCAGGGTGCCCCACTCGCAGGCCGTGGTCCTCAACTCCAAGGATAAG GCTCCCTATTTAATCTACGTGGAAGTTCTGGAATGCGACAACTTCGACACGGCGAGCGTCCCCGCGCGCATCCCGGAGAACCGGATCCGCAGCACGCGCTCGGCCGAGAACCTTCCGGAATGCGGGATGGGCCCGGAGCAGAGGGCGGGCAGCTTCAGCACCGTGCCCAACTACGACAACGACGACGAGGCCTGGTCCGTGGATGACATCgtggagctccaggtggag CTCCCGGAGATGCACACCAACAGCTGTGACAACATCTCCCAGTTTTCCGTGGATTCCATCACCAGCCAGGAGAGCCGGGAGCCCGTGTTCATCGCCGCCGGAGACATCCG GCGGCGGCTGTCGGAGCAGCTGGCTCACACCCCCACGGCGTTCCGCAGGGATCCCGAGGATCCGTCGGCCGTGGCCCTCAAGGAGCCCTGGCAGGAAAAGGTCAG GAGGATCCGGGAAGCCTCTCCCTACGGACACCTCCCCTCGTGGCGCCTCCTCTCCGTCATCGTCAAATGCGGCGACGACCTccggcaggagctgctggcattCCAGGTGCTCAAACAGCTCCAG TCCATCTGGGACCAGGAGCGCGTCCCTCTGTGGATCAAGCCCTACCAGATCCTGGTGATCTCGGCGGACAGCGGCATGATCGAGCCGGTGCTGAGCGCCGTGTCCCTGCACCAGATCAAGAAGCAGTCGGCGCTGTCGCTGCTCGATtacctgctgcaggagcacGGCCCCGCCACCAGCGAGTCCTTCCTGAGCGCCCAGCGCAACTTCGTGCGCAGCTGCGCCGGCTACAGCCTGCTCTGCTACCTGCTGCAGGTCAAGGACAG ACACAACGGGAACATCCTGCTGGACGCCGAGGGCCACATCATCCACATCGACTTCGGCTTcatcctctccagctctccccgAAATTTGGGCTTCGAGACCTCGGCCTTCAAACTCACCTCGGAGTTCGTGGAC GTGATGGGAGGTTTGGACGGGGACATGTTCAATTATTACAAGATGCTgatgctgcaggggctgatcGCCGCCCGCAAGCACATGGACAAGGTGGTGCAGATCGTGGAGATCATGCAGCAAG GCTCCCAGCTCCCGTGCTTCCACGGCTCCTCCACCATCCGTCACCTCAAGGAGCGTTTCCACATGAACCTGAcggaggagcagctgcagctgcaggtggaGCAGATGGTGGATGGCTCCATGCGTTCCATCACCACCAAACTCTACGATGGCTTCCAGTACCTCACCAACGGCATCATGTga
- the PI4KB gene encoding phosphatidylinositol 4-kinase beta isoform X3, which produces MGDSPVGKTAPEPGNSQGNVNVNGAGGSSLSVITEGVGELIDAEVAKKACEEVLEKVKQLHGSYPDAIPNGENCQIRCLDDSPASRIQEEEEENANATRTARKRQNQAKQSWLLRLFESKLFDISMAISYLYNSKEPGVQAYIGNRLFCFRDEEVDFYLPQLLNMYIHMDEDVGDAIKPYIVHRCRQSIDFSLRCALLLGAYSSDMHISTQRHSRGTKLRRLILSDELKPAGRRRELGGGAGGGVGSDTGLSPSKRTHQRSKSDATVSISLSSNLKRTASNPKVESEEEPARLAPEREFIKSLMAIGKRLATLPTKEQKTQRLISELSLLNHKLPARAWLPTASFQHHVVRVPHSQAVVLNSKDKAPYLIYVEVLECDNFDTASVPARIPENRIRSTRSAENLPECGMGPEQRAGSFSTVPNYDNDDEAWSVDDIVELQLPEMHTNSCDNISQFSVDSITSQESREPVFIAAGDIRRRLSEQLAHTPTAFRRDPEDPSAVALKEPWQEKVRRIREASPYGHLPSWRLLSVIVKCGDDLRQELLAFQVLKQLQSIWDQERVPLWIKPYQILVISADSGMIEPVLSAVSLHQIKKQSALSLLDYLLQEHGPATSESFLSAQRNFVRSCAGYSLLCYLLQVKDRHNGNILLDAEGHIIHIDFGFILSSSPRNLGFETSAFKLTSEFVDVMGGLDGDMFNYYKMLMLQGLIAARKHMDKVVQIVEIMQQGSQLPCFHGSSTIRHLKERFHMNLTEEQLQLQVEQMVDGSMRSITTKLYDGFQYLTNGIM; this is translated from the exons ATGGGCGACTCTCCCGTCGGGAAAACCGCCCCGGAGCCGGGAAATTCCCAAGGGAACGTCAACGTCAACGGAGCGGGGGGCTCTTCCTTGAGCGTCATCACGGAAGGCGTGGGCGAGCTCATCGACGCCGAGGTAGCCAAAAAAGCCTGCGAGGAAGTCCTGGAAAAAGTCAAACAGCTGCACGGATCCTATCCCGACGCGATTCCCAACGGAGAGAACTGCCAGATCCGTTGTTTGGACGACTCTCCCGCTTCGCGCAtccaagaggaagaggaggagaacgCCAACGCGACCAGGACGGCGCGGAAACGCCAAAACCAAGCCAAGCAATCGTGGCTCCTCCGCCTCTTCGAATCCAAACTTTTCGATATTTCCATGGCCATCTCCTACTTGTACAATTCCAAGGAACCCGGCGTGCAGGCTTACATCGGGAACCGCCTGTTTTGTTTCCGAGACGAGGAGGTGGATTTTTACCTCCCTCAGCTCCTCAACATGTACATCCACATGGACGAAGACGTTGGAGACGCCATCAAACCTTACATCGTGCACCGGTGCCGCCAGAGCATCGATTTCTCGCTGCGGTGCGCGCTGCTGTTGGGAGCCTACTCCTCGGATATGCACATCTCCACCCAGCGGCATTCCCGAGGAACCAAACTCCGCAGGTTGATCCTTTCCGACGAGTTGAAGCCggcggggaggaggagggagttGGGTGGCGGTGCTGGTGGCGGCGTCGGTTCCGACACGGGGTTGTCGCCGTCCAAACGGACTCACCAGAGATCCAAGTCGGACGCCACGGTGTCCATCAGCCTGAGCAGCAACCTGAAACGCACGGCCAGCAATCCCAAGGTGGAGAGCGAGGAGGAG CCGGCCCGGCTGGCTCCGGAGCGGGAATTCATCAAGTCCCTGATGGCCATCGGGAAGCGCCTGGCCACGCTGCCCACCAAGGAGCAGAAAACGCAGCGGCTCATCtcggagctgtccctgctcaaCCACAAACTGCCCGCCAGGGCCTGGCTGCCCACGGCCTCCTTCCAGCACCACGTGGTCAGGGTGCCCCACTCGCAGGCCGTGGTCCTCAACTCCAAGGATAAG GCTCCCTATTTAATCTACGTGGAAGTTCTGGAATGCGACAACTTCGACACGGCGAGCGTCCCCGCGCGCATCCCGGAGAACCGGATCCGCAGCACGCGCTCGGCCGAGAACCTTCCGGAATGCGGGATGGGCCCGGAGCAGAGGGCGGGCAGCTTCAGCACCGTGCCCAACTACGACAACGACGACGAGGCCTGGTCCGTGGATGACATCgtggagctccag CTCCCGGAGATGCACACCAACAGCTGTGACAACATCTCCCAGTTTTCCGTGGATTCCATCACCAGCCAGGAGAGCCGGGAGCCCGTGTTCATCGCCGCCGGAGACATCCG GCGGCGGCTGTCGGAGCAGCTGGCTCACACCCCCACGGCGTTCCGCAGGGATCCCGAGGATCCGTCGGCCGTGGCCCTCAAGGAGCCCTGGCAGGAAAAGGTCAG GAGGATCCGGGAAGCCTCTCCCTACGGACACCTCCCCTCGTGGCGCCTCCTCTCCGTCATCGTCAAATGCGGCGACGACCTccggcaggagctgctggcattCCAGGTGCTCAAACAGCTCCAG TCCATCTGGGACCAGGAGCGCGTCCCTCTGTGGATCAAGCCCTACCAGATCCTGGTGATCTCGGCGGACAGCGGCATGATCGAGCCGGTGCTGAGCGCCGTGTCCCTGCACCAGATCAAGAAGCAGTCGGCGCTGTCGCTGCTCGATtacctgctgcaggagcacGGCCCCGCCACCAGCGAGTCCTTCCTGAGCGCCCAGCGCAACTTCGTGCGCAGCTGCGCCGGCTACAGCCTGCTCTGCTACCTGCTGCAGGTCAAGGACAG ACACAACGGGAACATCCTGCTGGACGCCGAGGGCCACATCATCCACATCGACTTCGGCTTcatcctctccagctctccccgAAATTTGGGCTTCGAGACCTCGGCCTTCAAACTCACCTCGGAGTTCGTGGAC GTGATGGGAGGTTTGGACGGGGACATGTTCAATTATTACAAGATGCTgatgctgcaggggctgatcGCCGCCCGCAAGCACATGGACAAGGTGGTGCAGATCGTGGAGATCATGCAGCAAG GCTCCCAGCTCCCGTGCTTCCACGGCTCCTCCACCATCCGTCACCTCAAGGAGCGTTTCCACATGAACCTGAcggaggagcagctgcagctgcaggtggaGCAGATGGTGGATGGCTCCATGCGTTCCATCACCACCAAACTCTACGATGGCTTCCAGTACCTCACCAACGGCATCATGTga